The Xenopus laevis strain J_2021 chromosome 7S, Xenopus_laevis_v10.1, whole genome shotgun sequence genome includes a window with the following:
- the ccnj.S gene encoding cyclin-J, with protein MELEGLWWKGQLAVDIHQTLRYKELKLPSYKGQSPQLNLRRYFADLIAIVSNRFKLCPTARHLAVYLLDLFMDRYDISIQQLHIVALSCLLLASKFEDKEDRVPKLEQLNSLGCMTNMNLVLTKQNLLHMELLLLETFEWNLCLPTPAHFIEYYLSIAVHDTDLHDGWPMICLEKTKIYMAKYADYFLEVSLQDHMFLNYGPSLVAAACVAASRIILRLSPSWPTRLHRLTVYAWDILVPCIERLLIAHDNDVKEASKHKNHLSHTAAQCLFPPASPAPPQAHVQQHMPPYLQSQHHQLQFHHSAPQPQNCQPIITAAHASAFPLQTCASAIPTSIQARGHIQTTASVSLAAVPIEVKPCIGVSYNRSYQVNGHYSRLTQCFDR; from the exons GAACTGAAACTTCCTTCCTACAAAGGCCAGTCTCCCCAGCTCAACCTGAGACGCTACTTTGCCGACTTGATCGCCATCGTCAGCAATCGGTTTAAGCTCTGCCCTACTGCCCGACATCTTGCTGTGTACCTGCTGGATCTCTTTATGGACCGATATGACATATCTATCCAACAGCTGCATATCGTGGCCTTGTCGTGTTTGCTTTTAGCGA GTAAATTTGAAGACAAGGAAGACCGGGTGCCGAAGCTGGAGCAGCTCAACAGCCTGGGCTGTATGACCAACATGAACCTGGTGCTGACCAAACAGAACTTGCTGCACATGGAGCTTTTGCTACTGGAAACATTTGAGTGGAACCTGTGTCTCCCCACACCTGCCCACTTCATTGAGTACTACTTGTCCATTGCGGTTCATGACACTGACCTCCATGACGGCTGGCCGATGATTTGTTTGGAGAAGACGAAGATTTATATGGCAAAATATGCAGACTACTTCTTGGAAGTATCTTTGCAAG ATCACATGTTTTTAAACTACGGCCCATCCTTGGTGGCTGCTGCATGTGTAGCCGCATCTAGAATTATCTTGCGGCTCTCACCGTCTTGGCCGACGAGGCTGCATCGGCTCACCGTGTACGCTTGGGATATCCTTGTGCCTTGCATTGAGAGATTATTAAT tgcaCACGACAATGATGTTAAAGAAGCCAGTAAGCATAAGAATCATCTGTCGCATACTGCAGCACAGTGCCTCTTTCCTCCTGCATCTCCAGCGCCCCCACAAGCTCATGTCCAGCAGCACATGCCTCCGTATCTACAGTCGCAACATCACCAGCTGCAGTTCCACCACTCGGCCCCTCAACCGCAAAACTGCCAACCGATCATAACAGCGGCCCATGCCTCTGCTTTTCCGCTGCAGACTTGCGCTTCTGCTATCCCCACTAGCATTCAGGCTCGCGGCCACATACAGACTACTGCAAGCGTCTCCTTAGCTGCCGTCCCAATAGAAGTCAAGCCGTGCATTGGGGTGTCTTACAACAGAAGCTACCAAGTGAACGGACACTACTCGCGATTAACACAGTGTTTCGACAGGTGA